In the genome of Archangium lipolyticum, the window CCTGCTCCGGCGGCGCGAGTTCCTCGAGGTCCAGGAGGGCGGTCAGAAGATTCCTTCCGACTGCCTCCTGGGGCTCGCCAGGCCCAACGGCAAGCCGTACTCCCGCGTGGGCCTCACCGTCTCCAGCAAGGTGGGCAATGCCGTGGTGCGTGCCCGCCTGCGTCGGCTCCTGCGCGAGCTCTTCCGCAAGCGTCGGGCGCAATGGCCTCCGGGTGTGGACGTAGTCCTGGTCGTGCGCCAGTCCGCCAAGGACGCCTCCTTCCCGGAGATGTCGCGGGCCTTCGATGGAGTCACCCGCAAGCTGCAGAGGCTGTTTCCGTCAGGCCCCCGGGAGTCCGCCCGATGAGCCCGCTCGCCTACCTGCTCGCGCTCCCCATCCGCCTCTACAAGCGGTTCCTCTCGCCGTTGTTGCCACCGGCCTGCCGCTTCCATCCCACCTGCTCCGTGTACGCCCTGGAGGCCCTCCAGAAGCACGGCGCCCTCCGGGGCCTCCGCCTCATCCTCTGGCGCCTGCTGCGTTGCCAGCCCTTCCATCCGGGCGGCTTCGACCCGGTGCCTTGAACGCCCTCTCCCTATGAACGATCTCGATCCGCTCTCGCCCAACTCGGCCGACTCGCAGCGGCGACTCCTGACAGCCCTCGCCCTCGCGATGGTGCTCACCTTCGCCTACACCTTCTTCTTCGCGCCCAAGGGGCCGCCGCCCGAGGCGGGTGCCCAGGACGGAGGGCAGGTGGCGGCCGTCGCGGATG includes:
- the rnpA gene encoding ribonuclease P protein component translates to MTAEGQAPARDERFPKAIRLLRRREFLEVQEGGQKIPSDCLLGLARPNGKPYSRVGLTVSSKVGNAVVRARLRRLLRELFRKRRAQWPPGVDVVLVVRQSAKDASFPEMSRAFDGVTRKLQRLFPSGPRESAR
- the yidD gene encoding membrane protein insertion efficiency factor YidD; amino-acid sequence: MSPLAYLLALPIRLYKRFLSPLLPPACRFHPTCSVYALEALQKHGALRGLRLILWRLLRCQPFHPGGFDPVP